A single Altererythrobacter sp. BO-6 DNA region contains:
- a CDS encoding transglutaminase family protein, with amino-acid sequence MRLSIEHTSRYDYSQPASHGLLRIRLKPKSTHGQNIVDWAMELDGAKVETRYEDQHNNAVVLASVEPGTETVVVTCRGIVETADTSGIIGQHAGHMPLWAFAKRTALTRPGAQIRKLASAFDRNDPDALGMLHALSRRVLEAVTYEIGRTDSGTTAEQALQAGHGVCQDHAHVFIAAARELGIPARYVSGYLMMNDRIEQEAGHAWAEAHVPDLGWVGFDISNGISPDERYVRVATGCDYRDAAPITGISYGTGDSALEVRLSVEQHTAAQ; translated from the coding sequence ATGCGCCTGTCGATCGAACACACCTCGCGTTACGACTATTCGCAGCCCGCCTCGCACGGCTTGCTGCGCATCCGGCTGAAGCCGAAATCGACCCACGGGCAGAACATCGTCGATTGGGCGATGGAGCTTGACGGGGCGAAAGTGGAAACCCGCTACGAAGACCAGCACAACAACGCAGTGGTGCTGGCATCGGTGGAGCCTGGCACCGAGACGGTGGTGGTTACCTGTCGCGGGATCGTAGAGACGGCGGATACCTCGGGCATTATCGGCCAGCACGCCGGGCACATGCCACTGTGGGCCTTTGCCAAGCGCACGGCGCTGACGCGGCCCGGCGCGCAGATCCGCAAGCTGGCGAGCGCCTTCGATCGCAACGATCCCGATGCGCTGGGGATGCTGCATGCGCTGTCGCGCCGGGTGCTTGAGGCGGTAACCTACGAAATCGGGCGGACGGACTCCGGCACCACTGCCGAACAGGCGCTTCAGGCCGGGCACGGCGTGTGCCAGGACCATGCTCATGTCTTCATCGCTGCCGCGCGCGAGCTGGGCATCCCGGCGCGCTATGTCAGCGGATATCTGATGATGAATGACCGGATCGAGCAGGAAGCGGGCCATGCCTGGGCCGAGGCGCATGTGCCGGACCTGGGCTGGGTCGGGTTCGATATCTCCAACGGGATCAGCCCGGACGAACGCTATGTCCGCGTGGCGACCGGCTGTGACTATCGCGATGCCGCGCCGATCACCGGCATATCCTACGGAACTGGGGATAGCGCGCTGGAAGTGCGGCTTTCGGTTGAACAGCACACGGCGGCGCAGTAG
- a CDS encoding proteasome-type protease: protein MTYCVGLQIDRGLVLMSDTRTNSGVDYISSFRKLHHWSVPGNRSIALLSSGNLATTQSVISKLEERNKAPSERHNSLFDAPTMFQVATTVGELLRETIRESTPSDSPEASGTFTASLILAGQISGMEPRLFLIYPEGNFIEASLDTPFFQIGETKYGRPILIRAFDRGMSFEEAIKLLMVSFDSTLKANLSVGMPLDLLVLERDSFEPLHQRRILEDDPYFRTISSGWSEALRKAFEGLPDYEM, encoded by the coding sequence GTGACCTATTGCGTTGGCCTGCAGATCGATCGCGGCCTGGTTCTGATGAGCGACACCCGCACCAATTCCGGGGTCGATTACATCTCGTCTTTCCGCAAGCTGCACCACTGGTCGGTGCCCGGCAATCGCAGCATCGCCTTGCTCTCGTCCGGCAATCTCGCGACCACCCAATCGGTGATCAGCAAGCTGGAAGAGCGCAACAAGGCGCCGAGCGAACGGCATAATTCGCTGTTCGACGCACCTACGATGTTCCAGGTCGCAACCACAGTGGGCGAGCTGCTGCGCGAGACGATCCGCGAGAGTACCCCGTCCGACAGCCCCGAAGCCAGCGGAACCTTCACCGCTTCGCTGATCCTCGCCGGACAGATTTCGGGCATGGAGCCGCGGCTGTTCCTGATCTATCCCGAAGGCAATTTCATCGAGGCCTCGCTCGACACGCCCTTCTTCCAGATCGGCGAGACCAAATATGGCCGCCCGATCCTGATCCGCGCCTTCGACCGGGGCATGAGCTTCGAGGAAGCGATCAAGCTGCTGATGGTCAGCTTCGATTCCACGCTCAAGGCCAATCTCTCGGTCGGCATGCCATTGGACCTGCTGGTGCTGGAACGGGACAGTTTCGAGCCGCTGCACCAGCGCCGCATCCTCGAGGACGATCCCTATTTCCGCACTATTTCCTCAGGCTGGAGTGAGGCGCTGCGGAAAGCCTTCGAGGGGCTGCCCGATTACGAGATGTAG